From Candidatus Acidiferrales bacterium, one genomic window encodes:
- the kdsB gene encoding 3-deoxy-manno-octulosonate cytidylyltransferase has protein sequence MSPLTVLAVIPARYDSSRFPGKPLASICGKSMIQRVHERVARARLPNQLLVATDDLRIAQEVESFGGRAVMTKATHRSGSERVAEVAATRSCDLVVNIQGDEPLIKPEAIDLAIERLLQGKEFEVSTLVTRMRNMDEVQAPGVVKVVTDISGGAIYFSRSAIPYSHSGSGIFFKHIGLYVYRRAFLLQYPQLPRGRLEEEEGLEQLRILENGYRILAVETDWDAISVDSPEDLARVEEQLKGG, from the coding sequence GTGAGTCCGCTGACCGTCCTGGCCGTGATTCCGGCCCGCTACGATTCCTCCCGCTTTCCGGGGAAACCACTGGCTTCCATCTGCGGCAAGAGCATGATTCAGCGGGTCCATGAGAGGGTGGCCCGGGCCCGCCTGCCCAACCAGTTGCTTGTGGCCACGGACGATCTGAGGATCGCGCAGGAGGTAGAATCCTTTGGTGGAAGGGCGGTGATGACGAAGGCCACGCACCGATCGGGGAGCGAACGAGTGGCGGAGGTGGCGGCGACCCGCTCCTGCGACCTAGTCGTCAACATTCAAGGCGACGAACCGCTGATCAAGCCGGAAGCCATTGACCTGGCGATCGAGCGGCTTTTGCAAGGAAAGGAGTTTGAGGTCAGCACGCTCGTGACGCGGATGCGAAATATGGACGAAGTTCAAGCTCCGGGCGTGGTAAAAGTGGTGACGGATATAAGCGGTGGGGCTATCTATTTCTCCCGGTCGGCCATTCCGTATTCGCACTCAGGGAGCGGAATCTTCTTCAAGCATATTGGGCTGTACGTGTATCGCCGCGCTTTTCTGTTGCAATATCCCCAGCTTCCCCGCGGCAGACTGGAAGAGGAGGAAGGTCTTGAGCAACTGCGTATTCTGGAGAACGGATACCGCATCCTAGCGGTCGAGACCGATTGGGACGCGATCAGCGTAGATTCGCCGGAAGATTTGGCGCGAGTGGAAGAGCAGTTGAAGGGGGGTTGA
- a CDS encoding CTP synthase, producing the protein MKYIFITGGVVSSLGKGLAASSLGALLESRGLRVTLQKFDPYLNVDPGTMSPYQHGEVYVTDDGAETDLDLGHYERFTHARLTREHNWTTGRIYEAIIAKERRGDYLGNTVQVIPHVTNEIKAAIKKVSQDVDVVIAEIGGTVGDIESQPFLEAIRQMRHELGRENTAFVHVTLVPHIRTAGELKTKPTQHSVKELRAIGIQPDILLCRTDRSMPREVKSKIALFCNLDEEGVITAKDVGSIYEVPLVLAEEGVDEQLLKLLRMEAGPRDLRAWEELARNIGNPSGRVTIGVVGKYVELKDAYKSLTEALIHGGVAHHLATDIAWIEAEGVEEGNWERQLEDLDGILVPGGFGKRGIAGMINAIQYAREQKVPFFGICLGMQCAVIEYARHVCGLKGADSSEFDPSTPHRVIYKLRELRGIDDLGGTMRLGAWPCKIEHGSFAHRAYGTLEISERHRHRYEFNREYEDTLVGQGLKITGATADGTYVEIVELEDSPWFLGCQFHPEFKSKPFDPHPLFKAFVGAAREFGKGKSLAAGSKMSFHRPQRTTAFTQRPDPARS; encoded by the coding sequence GTGAAGTACATTTTCATAACGGGCGGGGTGGTTTCCTCCTTGGGAAAGGGTCTGGCAGCGTCGTCACTCGGCGCGCTGCTGGAGAGCCGAGGGTTGCGCGTTACGCTTCAGAAGTTCGATCCGTATCTGAATGTTGATCCGGGGACGATGAGCCCGTATCAGCACGGCGAAGTCTATGTCACCGATGACGGTGCCGAGACGGACCTCGACCTCGGCCACTACGAGCGCTTCACCCACGCTCGGTTGACGCGGGAACACAATTGGACGACTGGCCGGATTTACGAAGCGATCATCGCCAAGGAACGGCGCGGAGACTATCTGGGCAACACGGTGCAGGTGATTCCCCACGTGACCAACGAAATCAAGGCGGCGATCAAGAAAGTGTCGCAAGACGTGGACGTGGTGATTGCTGAGATTGGAGGCACGGTGGGAGACATCGAATCACAACCCTTCCTTGAAGCCATCCGGCAGATGCGCCACGAGCTGGGAAGAGAGAATACGGCTTTCGTGCACGTCACGCTCGTGCCGCATATTCGCACTGCCGGGGAGCTGAAAACCAAGCCCACGCAACATAGCGTCAAGGAACTGCGCGCCATCGGCATCCAACCGGATATCCTGCTCTGTCGAACGGATCGGTCTATGCCGCGGGAGGTCAAGTCAAAGATCGCGCTGTTTTGCAACTTGGATGAAGAGGGTGTGATTACGGCAAAGGACGTTGGATCGATCTATGAGGTACCGCTGGTCCTGGCCGAGGAAGGCGTGGATGAGCAGCTCTTGAAGCTGCTGCGCATGGAAGCGGGCCCGCGTGACCTGAGGGCTTGGGAAGAACTTGCGCGCAACATTGGCAATCCCTCAGGTCGGGTGACGATCGGCGTGGTTGGCAAGTACGTTGAACTAAAAGACGCTTACAAGAGCCTGACGGAGGCGCTCATCCACGGTGGCGTGGCCCATCACCTGGCGACCGATATCGCCTGGATTGAAGCCGAGGGCGTCGAGGAAGGGAATTGGGAGCGACAACTGGAAGACCTTGATGGCATTCTGGTGCCCGGGGGCTTCGGCAAGCGCGGCATCGCCGGCATGATCAACGCCATTCAGTACGCCCGCGAGCAGAAGGTGCCCTTTTTCGGAATTTGCCTGGGAATGCAGTGTGCGGTGATCGAATACGCGCGCCACGTATGCGGGCTCAAAGGCGCGGATAGTTCTGAATTTGACCCGTCAACGCCGCATCGGGTGATCTACAAGTTGCGCGAATTGAGAGGCATTGACGATCTGGGTGGCACCATGCGATTGGGCGCGTGGCCATGCAAAATAGAGCACGGCTCGTTTGCCCACCGGGCATATGGGACATTGGAAATTTCGGAACGGCACCGTCACCGCTACGAATTCAACCGGGAGTACGAAGATACGCTGGTAGGGCAGGGGCTGAAAATTACCGGCGCGACGGCGGACGGGACGTACGTCGAGATTGTCGAGCTGGAAGACTCGCCCTGGTTTCTCGGATGTCAATTCCATCCCGAGTTCAAGTCCAAGCCCTTTGACCCGCATCCGCTCTTCAAGGCTTTTGTGGGGGCAGCGCGGGAATTCGGCAAGGGCAAATCTCTCGCCGCTGGATCGAAGATGTCCTTTCATCGACCGCAGAGAACGACAGCGTTCACCCAGCGTCCCGACCCAGCAAGATCCTAG
- a CDS encoding phosphopentomutase — protein MAFKRVILIVLDSVGIGAMPDAAEWGDEGSDTLGHVAASRPLQIPNLVRLGIANIRPVPHLEAPAEPEGCYGRAALLSPGKDTTTGHWEMAGIILKKPFPIYKRGFPPEVIERFEKAIGRKVLGNHPASGTEIIKEWGGEHMKTGRPIVYTSADSVFQIAAHEEVIPVEELYHMCEIAREQLDGPHRVGRVIARPFLGRPGNFTRTERRKDYAIDPPEPTVLDRLVEKGISTFGVGKIHDIFCGHGLTGYAKMKGNADGLEKTMEAIENQPGGLIFTNLVDFDMLYGHRNDIEGYARALEECDDGLGLVIGILEDGDLLLLTADHGCDPGFPGTDHTREYAPVLAYGRRAKRGINLGTRNSLADIAQTIAANFGLQMPTGRSFLSEISRH, from the coding sequence GTGGCCTTCAAGCGAGTGATCCTAATCGTGCTGGACAGCGTCGGCATCGGCGCGATGCCGGATGCGGCGGAATGGGGCGACGAGGGAAGCGACACGCTGGGCCATGTAGCGGCCTCGAGGCCGCTCCAAATACCCAACCTGGTGCGGTTGGGAATTGCCAACATTCGCCCGGTGCCCCACCTCGAGGCGCCTGCGGAGCCGGAAGGCTGCTACGGGCGGGCGGCGCTTCTTTCTCCCGGAAAAGACACGACCACCGGACACTGGGAGATGGCCGGGATCATTCTGAAGAAACCCTTTCCCATCTACAAACGAGGCTTCCCTCCAGAAGTGATCGAGAGATTCGAGAAGGCGATCGGCCGCAAGGTGCTGGGGAATCATCCGGCCTCCGGGACGGAAATCATCAAAGAATGGGGCGGGGAACACATGAAAACGGGGCGGCCGATTGTCTACACCTCGGCGGACAGCGTGTTTCAAATCGCCGCCCACGAGGAAGTCATTCCGGTGGAGGAGCTTTATCACATGTGCGAAATCGCCCGCGAGCAGCTCGACGGCCCGCACCGGGTTGGCCGAGTGATTGCCCGGCCTTTTTTGGGGAGGCCGGGCAACTTCACGCGCACCGAGCGGCGCAAGGACTACGCCATCGATCCGCCGGAACCGACGGTGCTGGACCGGCTGGTCGAAAAAGGGATAAGCACCTTTGGCGTCGGGAAAATACATGACATCTTCTGCGGCCACGGCCTCACCGGTTACGCGAAGATGAAAGGCAACGCGGACGGTCTCGAAAAGACGATGGAGGCTATCGAAAACCAGCCGGGGGGATTGATATTCACGAACCTGGTGGACTTCGATATGCTTTACGGCCACCGAAACGACATTGAAGGGTACGCCCGAGCGCTGGAAGAGTGTGACGATGGGCTGGGGCTGGTCATAGGCATACTCGAGGATGGCGACCTTCTGTTGCTAACTGCGGATCACGGGTGCGACCCGGGATTTCCCGGCACCGACCACACGCGGGAGTATGCTCCCGTGCTCGCCTACGGTCGCCGGGCAAAACGCGGCATCAATCTGGGGACACGAAACAGCTTAGCGGATATCGCGCAGACGATCGCAGCCAATTTTGGCCTGCAGATGCCCACCGGCAGAAGTTTCTTGAGTGAAATTTCAAGGCATTGA
- a CDS encoding VWA domain-containing protein translates to MARGIFISLLVAACFLMVAGAPAQSQTSRPLQQALPRSSGDSDYKIAVQVDLVVLHATVTDHKGHLVSNLDQNNFKVFEDNIEQKLSVFRHEDIPVTMGLVIDNSGSMREKRDRVTAAALTFVKTSNPQDEVFVVNFNDDYYLDLDKDFTSDLGELKDALEKIDSRGSTAFFDAAIGSLEHVRKGHRDKKVLLAITDGADNASRYSLEKTLQFAQQSDAVIYAIGLFGEETSRQRNRARKALLQLTQATGGLAYFPDSVEQVESICRQVAHDIRNQYTLAYYPSNAKKDGSFRTVNVVTVSPKGVGKLFVRTRTGYFAQRGQSAGGM, encoded by the coding sequence GTGGCTCGGGGCATTTTCATATCCCTCCTCGTCGCCGCCTGCTTCCTTATGGTCGCCGGCGCCCCCGCACAGTCGCAAACCAGCAGGCCCTTGCAGCAAGCTCTCCCCCGCAGCAGCGGCGACTCGGACTACAAAATCGCCGTCCAGGTCGACCTGGTTGTTCTTCACGCCACCGTCACCGATCACAAGGGCCATCTCGTTTCCAACCTTGACCAGAACAATTTCAAGGTCTTTGAGGACAACATCGAGCAAAAGCTTAGCGTCTTCAGGCACGAAGATATCCCAGTGACCATGGGGCTCGTCATCGACAACAGTGGCAGCATGCGCGAGAAGCGCGATCGCGTGACCGCTGCTGCCCTGACCTTCGTGAAGACCAGCAACCCGCAGGACGAAGTCTTTGTGGTCAACTTCAATGACGACTACTACCTCGACCTGGATAAGGACTTCACAAGCGACCTTGGTGAGCTGAAGGATGCACTCGAGAAAATTGACTCCCGTGGCTCCACCGCTTTTTTCGATGCCGCCATCGGCTCCCTCGAACACGTCCGGAAAGGTCATCGCGACAAAAAGGTTCTGCTGGCCATCACCGACGGCGCCGATAACGCCAGCCGGTACAGTTTGGAAAAAACCCTTCAGTTCGCCCAGCAATCCGATGCTGTCATCTACGCTATCGGCCTCTTCGGAGAGGAAACTTCCCGCCAGCGCAACCGCGCTCGCAAGGCCTTGCTTCAGTTGACCCAGGCCACCGGCGGCCTTGCCTACTTCCCTGACTCGGTGGAACAGGTGGAGTCCATCTGCCGCCAGGTGGCTCACGATATCCGCAATCAGTACACTCTCGCCTATTATCCTTCGAACGCCAAAAAGGACGGGAGTTTTCGGACCGTCAACGTGGTGACCGTCTCGCCGAAGGGAGTGGGCAAGTTGTTTGTCCGCACCCGCACCGGCTACTTTGCCCAGCGCGGCCAATCCGCCGGCGGTATGTAG
- a CDS encoding VWA domain-containing protein: MKARTVFVLAGLSFFLLVCLLTPPFLLADDPPAAAVQAMPGPLSERSSSRSGRTIRVDVDLVLVNVTVTDPFNRLVTGLEKENFKVLEDQGEQDILHFSSEDVPISLGVIFDVSGSMSNKLDKSRMAALQFLKTANPADEFFLVTFSDRAVQQTSFTSSVEEVQSRLMFTRAKGRTALLDGIYLGLNQMRSAHNARRALLIISDGGDNHSRYNENDIKRFVKESDVQLYSIGIFNPIGTRPTSEEVTGPMLLSSLTETTGGRSFAVQNIDDLPDVATKISIELRNQYVIGYRPHNRARDGRWRKIRVKLLPPPGLPPLNVYAKTGYYAPTE, translated from the coding sequence ATGAAAGCTCGAACGGTCTTTGTGCTCGCTGGCCTCTCCTTCTTTCTTCTCGTTTGTCTCCTCACGCCGCCTTTCCTTTTGGCTGATGATCCTCCCGCGGCAGCCGTCCAGGCCATGCCCGGCCCTCTTTCGGAAAGGTCGTCTTCACGTTCTGGCCGCACTATCCGCGTGGACGTGGACTTGGTGCTCGTCAATGTGACTGTCACTGACCCTTTCAACCGCTTGGTGACCGGCTTGGAAAAAGAAAATTTCAAGGTTCTTGAAGACCAGGGGGAGCAGGACATTCTCCATTTTAGCAGCGAAGACGTGCCCATATCTCTGGGCGTTATCTTCGATGTAAGTGGCAGCATGTCCAATAAGCTCGATAAATCTCGCATGGCCGCTTTGCAATTTCTCAAGACCGCCAATCCCGCCGACGAGTTCTTTCTCGTCACCTTTTCCGATCGAGCTGTTCAGCAAACCTCTTTCACCAGCAGCGTGGAAGAAGTGCAAAGCAGGCTCATGTTTACTCGAGCAAAGGGCCGAACCGCCTTGCTCGACGGCATCTACCTGGGTCTCAACCAGATGCGCAGCGCGCACAACGCCCGCCGCGCTCTCCTCATCATATCGGATGGGGGAGATAACCACAGCCGCTACAATGAGAACGACATCAAGCGGTTTGTAAAGGAATCGGACGTGCAGCTCTACAGCATTGGCATCTTCAATCCCATCGGGACCCGACCAACCTCGGAAGAAGTCACCGGCCCGATGCTTCTCAGCAGCCTGACGGAGACGACGGGCGGAAGAAGCTTTGCTGTGCAGAACATTGATGATCTCCCGGACGTGGCCACCAAGATCAGTATTGAACTCCGTAACCAATACGTCATCGGCTATCGCCCACACAATCGCGCCAGGGATGGACGATGGCGTAAGATTCGGGTTAAACTACTTCCACCCCCTGGGCTGCCTCCCCTGAACGTCTACGCGAAGACAGGTTACTATGCACCGACAGAATAG